In Chitinophaga oryzae, the sequence TTTTACCGCTGCTTTCAGTTGATCGTCCGGTACGCCGGAGCTGCCGTGGAGCACCAGCGCGGCGGGAGTAGCGGCGTGTATCTCCTTTAATAATGCTATTTGTAAGTTGGGCGGGTCTTTGTAAAATCCGTGGGCGGTGCCGATGGCTACGGCCAGGGCATTGACGCCGGTTTCGCTGACAAACCGGTGCGCATCTGCCGGGCTGGTAAAAGCGCCCTGTTGCTGCTGGCCCAGTTTGGCGATATAACCCAGTTCCGCTTCCACATTGACATTATAGGCTTCTGCAAGTTTTACCACTGCGGAGGTGGTTTTCACATTTTCAGAGAAGGAAGCTTCGCTGGCGTCGATCATGACGGAGTCGAAGCCGGCGTCGAGGCACTCGCGGATGGTGCTGATGTTGTTGCCGTGGTCGAGGTGTATCCATCCCCGGACACCGAACTGGCGCAGAGCGGCCCTGGCCATGTTGACGGCGGAGTGGATGCCGAGGTACTGGAGCGTCCCTTCGGAGAGCTGCAGAATGAGGCTGCAGTTATTGGCTTTGGCTGCCAGCAGCAAGCCTTTCAGTGTTTCAAAATTGTAGAAGTTCACGGCCAGCAGGGCGGTCCCTGAGGCGGAGCAGTATTGCAATTGTTGTTTCAGGTCCATGGTTGCTGATAGTTAAATTTTTGTGATGCGATAGCCCGGAAGGTATCGATGGTGTCGAAGGCGGTGATACCGCCGGGGGCGGTGGTGTTCACGGCGCCGGCCAGTGCGGCGAAAGCAGCGCATTGCGTGATATTGCCGCCGAGGAGGTAACGGCTGATAAATCCTGCGTTGAAGCTGTCGCCGGCGCCGATGCAGTCGGCGATTTCGTTGTGCAGGAAAGGCGGCTGGTGAAACAGCGTATAGCCGTCCCATATATAGGCGCCTGCTTCGCCATGTTTAACGGCCAGGATGCCGGGGTGGTAGCTGAGCGCCTGTACACAGGCTTCCACGCTGGTTTCGCCGGTGAACGCCCGGAGTTCCGCGATGTTGGGCAGGAACACGTCTACATAGGGTAATAGCGCCGGTAGTTCCAGCTGCCATTTTTCGGCGGGGTCCCATTGCGGGTCCAGCGAGGTGGTGAGGCCCTGCATTTTCGCGCGTTGAAAGAGGGTTGCGAGGCCGGGAGCGAGGCCCGGTTGGAGGAACACGGAGCTGACGTGCAGGTGCCGTGCGGTGCGGAGCATTTCGTCGCTGACGTCTGCTGCGGTGAAAGTGTTCATGGCGCCGGGATAGGTGATCATGGCTCTTTCCTGTCCGTCGTTGAGCGCTACGCTGATGCCGGTGCCGGCGGCAGCGGTGGCGGTGATAAAGCGGGTGTCGACGTTTCTTTGCTGCAGGTCGTGCAACAGCTGACGGCCGAAGGTGTCGTTCCCGATTTTGCCGGCGAAGGCTACGCTGGCGCCGAGGGTGCTGAGGTTGCAGGCGAAGATGGCGGAGCTGCTGCCAAGGGTGAAAGTCATTTCTCCGGCCAGTATTTCTTTGCCCAGGCTGGGCAGGCTGCTTAACCGGTTAAATATCAGGTCTACGTTCAGCTCTCCTGCCACCAGCACATCGAAGTTTTTCATAACGGAAGATTTTATCAGGCTTTAAGCGGATAGATAGATACGCCTTCCACGACGCGGGTGATGGCGCCGTTGTCGGAAGGATTGTCCGGATGGATGCCCAGTTTCAGCGCGGTAAAGAAAGCCAGCAGTTGCAACGGGATGATGTTACAGACACACAGCAGGTCTTCTTCCAGCATCGACTGGTTGTCGTTTGTCAGTATAAGATAATCCAGTTCCGGGATATGTGTATTGGCAGGCAGCACGCCTATTTCCATCAGTGCTTTGTTGCCCTGTTTCATGGAAAGCACAAGGTCTTTTTCGTACCGGAGCACATAAGGGCTGTTGGAGAACAGGTAGATGACGAGCGTGGATTCATCTATGACCGCTTTGGGGCCGTGACGGAAGCCGAGGAAGCTGTCGCTTTTGCAGATGACTTTCCCGTTGGTGAGTTCCTGCAGCTTCAGTTGCCCTTCTGTGGCCGTGCCGAAGAAAGCGCCGTCTCCCAGGAATACGGCCCTGCGGAAAGGCGCTGCTGCGATCTGTTGCATCACGGGCGTATAGGTGCGCAGCAGCGATTTGCCGTAGGTAAAGAGTCTGCTGGCCTGGCGTTGCAGCGCCGGCAGGTGGTGCAGTCTTGTCAGCAGGGTGCCGGCGAACAACATGCCGCTGTAGCTGCTGGTCATAGCGAGACTTTTATCGTTGCACTCCGGCGGGAGCAGGATACGTTGCTGCGGGTGGCGGCTCTGCCACCTGGCCAGGCTGCCGTGACTGTTGCAGGTGATGACCAGGTGGTAACAGGCGGCGGACAGCTCATCTGCCAGTTCCAGTGCTGCGCAGCTCTCGGGGCTGTTGCCCGACCGGGCGAAAGAGATGATCAGCGGCGTTTTGTTGCGGTGAAAATAGTCCTGCGGGTGCGCTACCAGGTCGGTAGTGGCGACGGCGCGGGTAAGGATGTTGGTATGGCGGAAGAAGCTGCCCTGTAAGGAAAGGCCGATGTAGGCGCTGGTGCCGGCGCCCGTCAGGATGATGTTGTCTGCCGCGCTGCAGGCCTGCTGAAGAAAGTGCTGCAGTTCGCTGCTTTGCCCGATGATCCCTTCCAGTATCTTATGCCAGATGTCGGGTTGTTGTACGATTTCCCGGGCGGTGTGAAGGGCTCCTTTACTTTCTAATTCCGGAATAGCCAGACCAAAGAATGATTGCATAGAACGGATGATGAATGGTGAACTGAAAGCAAATGTATTAAAAGACTATTTACTTTCAAAAGCTTTTTATTTTTTCTTTGATTTTTGTTTTGGTTTTGTTTCAGGGATTTTACTTAATATTATGTAACTTCGCTTGCTTTTAAATGTTAAGTATTTTAATAAAACCAATATCTGCAATGGAAGAAAGTCAAAGCGGTTCAACCGTCACCCGCAGGAATGAGATACTGAAAAAACTGCACAAGAAAGGGCAGGTGCTGATTACGGAGCTGAGCAAAGAGTTTAATGTGAGCGAGGTGACGATCAGGAATGACCTTGACCAGCTGGAACAGAAGAACATGCTGCTGCGGGCCAGGGGCGGGGCTATCAAACTGGAGCACAATGTAGGGGTGGACCAGCAGATCAGCGAGAAGAACAAGCTGCATTATGTAGAGAAGATGGCTATCGGTAAAGCCGCCGCCGCGCTGGTACGGGAAAATGACACCATGATCGTGGATTCCGGCACCACCACTGCGGAACTGGTCAAACACCTGCAGTCCTTTAAAAGCCTGAATGTGATCACCAACGCCATGAATATCGTCAACATGCTGGTGAACTACCCTAATATTAATGTGATCATTCCGGGCGGTTATCTCCGGCAAAACTCCATGTCGCTCGTGGGGCCGCTGGCAGAGAAGAACCTGCGCAGCTTTCATGTGGACAAGCTTTTCCTGGGGGTGGACGGCTTCGATACCCGCAGCGGAATTTACACCCCCAATATGGAAGAAGCCTATCTCAACGAGATCATGATCGATATCGCCAACCAGGTGATCGTGCTGGCGGACTCCAGTAAGTTCAACAAGAAAAGTTTGGCCTTTATCTGCGCCCCGAATAAAATTCATACAGTGATCACTGATGCCGGTATACAGGCAGACGATAAAAAGAGGCTGGAAGACCTGGATATAAAGGTGATCATCGCCTGATTCTTTGTTTTAATCCTTTAAGACATTTTTATTGCCCTCTTTCCTCCCGGGAAGAGGGTTTTTTATTTCTTTTCCTTTGTTGATGTTTTTCAAAAACTTTCTATAAAAAATATTTTAAGCTTGTTTTTTAGTTTTATCTCTTATATTTACTTTGTTTTTGAAATAAAAATAAGGTTTTGAAGGTAATGCCTCCTTTGGAACAATAAAGAGCCACGTATGCAAAAATCCCGCCTCTGGTTATTATATACCGCTATCAACACCATATTCATCGGGATATGGGGGGCTTTTATCGAATTGCCTGAAAAAGCCGGTTTCCCGGCAACCCTGGGCTATGTGGTATGGGTAGCCACCATGTTGCCCTGTACATTGCTGTCGCTCTATCTGACGGGATGGAAGCTGGAGACGGACCTGCGCAGCATTTTCCTGGGCGCCATGGTAGGGCTGCTGGGCGCCGGCGGGCAGCTCATGCTTTTTGAAGCGCTCCGCATCGGGCCGGCCTACATCCTGTTTCCCCTGATCACGCTGTTTCCGCTGCTCACCATCCTGTTGTCGGTCGTACTGCTGCGGGAAACCTGCTCGCGGCGCCAGTGGACAGGCATCGCCGTTGCCCTGCTGGCGGCTTTTTTCCTGGCTTTCCAACCAGGCAAGCACGGGCCGGCCAGCGGGAATATATGGCTCATCATGGCCATGGCGGTGTTTGTAATGTGGGGCACGCAAGCCTATGTGATGAAGTTTGCCAACAACACCATGAAAGCAGAAAGTATCTTTTTTTATATGGCAGTGGCCTCCCTGTTACTGGTGCCGGTGGCATTGGCGATGACCGACTTCTCCCAGCCGATCAACTGGGGATGGAAAGGATTCGGCATGGCCATCCCTGTCCACCTGCTCAACGCAATAGGGGCACTGATGCTGGTATATGCCCTGCGATTCGGCAAAGCCATCATCGTGATACCGCTCACCAGCCTCTCTTCTGTAATCACCGTTATTCTTTCCCTCATCATTTATGGCGTGGTGCCGGATGCAGTGTTATCGGCCGGACTACTGCTGGCATCAGTAGCAATAGTGATCCTCTCTGAGTAAAACGGTTAAACAGAAACAGGTTTCCTTCACAGCTGCAGCCTCCATCTGCAACTGCGACACAGAGTTTTATTAACCAAAAAACGCTTTGACCATAAGCGCCAAAAACACATGCAATGATCACCTTTAATTGGAAATCCTTCATCGCCATAGCGCTCATTGCGCTTGCCGCGGTCTCCTGTAAACAGGACCGCGAAGCCCTCGACCATCAATTGAACACCCTCGCCAAAGGCGAACTGCTGGCCGATACCGTGAAGATTACGGTCAACAAAAGCCAGCAACTGATGACCAGTTCGCTGCAGCTGGGGGTGACCTATATGCAGAAAACGCTGGATGGCAGCGGCGCTGCCCTCACCAGGGGCATCAGCCTCCTCAAAGGATCGGTAGTGTTCCACAACCAGCACATCTGCGGATTTGGCGCCGATAACCCGGAGCCCCGTCCCGGTGACTTTAACTGGACGTCGCTCGATCACCGCGTAGACCTGATGACCACTACCATGGGCGCTACCCCCATCCTCACTTTCGCCACAGCGCCCACCTGGATGACAGACACCACCTGGTACGCCGGCAAATATCCGGAAGACGATACCGACTGGGATAAAATCGAATGGGCGCCGCTCTTCTCCCATGAGAAAGACTACGCACACCTGTGCGCACTGGCAGCCAAAAGATATCCGCAGGTGAAGTACTTCCAGGTATGGAATGAACTGAAATCCATGTGGGACACCCTGCCTGGGCATAACCGCTGGGATTATGAACGCTATACCCGCCTGTACAACCTGATATACGACTCTGTAAAGAACGTACGCCCGGATGCTATTATCGGCGGACCTTACATCGGTATCGACTCCTGGAAAAACGGTGCGCCCTCCAACGCCCACAGCGGCATTACCGATCCGATATACGGAGAACTGGACCAGCGCTGTTTCGATGTGGTGACCTACTGGCTGCAGCATAAGCACGGCGGCGACTTCCTCTGCATTGACGGTGGTATTGACGGTAACGACGCAGACGCCACCGATATCATCGGCTCTACCAAAAAGTTCAAAGACATCAGCACCTGGCTGCATAACCATACCACGCTGCCTGTCTGGTGGTCCGAAGATTATGTAGGTATGCATACCGACACGCTCATACAGCCGGCAGCACTGGGTTGTATGCTGGTGTACCACGCGCTGGCAGGCGATGCCGTGTCCCTGCGCTGGTCGCCCGAAGAGCAGCCCGGCGACGGCAATGTGAGCAACTTTTTCAGCAGCACCCTGCAAAGCAACGGCGGCATGCCCTTCAATAACTACTACGTGTACAAGGATTTTAATACCTATTTCCCGGCTGGCACAAAGCTATACACTACCACCGTTTCGGACGACAGCCGCGTGATGGTGATGTCGTCGCAGACGAAGATCATGCTGATCAATAAGACGGCCAGCCAGCAGAAGACAAAGATCAACAACACGCTTTCGGTCACCCTGAACCCTTACCAGGTGAAGTATGTGACCGTGCCATAAGCACCTGAAAATATTCTACCGGCGGCCCGGAGGAGGGAAACCGGCCGCCGGTAAAATAATTCGCAACCGGCATCTACCACCTTAAAATATATAACGATGGATCTGGAAAAAGTGAAACCTAAACCATTTGAAAATGCCGCGCTGTCACCGGAAAATATCCGGCTGAACGACTACCGGCCCGTGTCCATTTTTAATATACCCCAAACAGACGTACGGCGTGCAAGCTTTCCCGTTATAGACATGCATACGCATGCCTGGCAGCTGCAACTGGACGTTAGCCAATGGGTGAGCAGGATGGATGCGGCCAACATAGAAAAAAGCGTGGTGCTCACCTTTGAAACCGGCGCCGGCTTCGATGCCGTAGTACAGCAGTATGCGAAATACGCCGATCGCTTCGATCTCTGGTGCGGCTTCGACTATACGGGGTATGACCAGGGAGATGACAGCTGGACGGACCATGCCGTAGCGGAACTGGAAAGGTGCTATCGCATGGGCGCCAAAGGCGTAGGGGAGCTGGGCGATAAAGGCGTGGGCGAATTCTACTCCCGGCCGGTGGCGGGATACGGGCTCCATCTCGACGATCCGCGCATGAAACCCCTCTTCCGCAAATGCGGGGAGTTGAAGATGCCGGTCAATATCCACATTGCAGACCCTATGTGGATGTACCTGCCTATGGACGCGCAGAACGACGGGCTGATGAATGCCTATGAATGGCGCATCGATCCTGCACAGCCCGGCCTGCTGGACCACGGCGCCCTGTTGCAGACCTTCGAAAACGTGGTGAGGAATCACCCGGAAACGATGTTCATTGCCTGCCATTTCGCCAACTGCACCTACGATCTGAACATCGTGGCGCGCCTGCTGGACACCTATCCCAATCTGTATGTCGACAATGCGGCGCGTTTCGCGGAAACAGCCACCATTCCCCGCGTAGCCAAAGCTTTTTACGAACGTTACCAGGACCGGCTGCTCTTTGGTACCGACCTGGGCTATGACCTGGAAATGAATATGGAATATGCGGCGAAGTTCTACCAGGTAGCCTTCCGCATTATGGAATCCACGGATGATCATTTTTATGAGCATGGAATATTTACCTATCACTGGCCATTGTATGGCCTCGGACTGAGCCCGCAGGTGCTGGAAAAAATCTACCGGCTCAATGCCCTGAAGCTCCTTCAGCAGTAAAGATTGTTGTGTCATTACTTCAAATATTGTGCGCCTTATGTATTTCCAAATGATGAAAAAACTACCGGATGGCCGGTTATCAACCAAATCAAAGCGTTTCACAGGCTCCCGCTTACGACCAACCTGTATCTTATTATTTTTGCTGTCGCTGATAACATCTGCCGTGATAGCGCAGCAGCCGGAAGTCCGTCTCACCGGAACGGTGAAGGATGAAAAAGGCAATCCCTTCCCGGGCGTTACCGTTTATGTGCCTGCCACGAAGAAAGGCGCCACCACAGACGCCGGCGGCAAATACGTTCTCCAGGCGCCGGCCGGCGGAGAAATCATTTTCAAAGCCATTGGCTACAAAACGATGACGCTGCCGGTCTCCGGACGCAGCTCGCTGCCGGTGACCATGGAAGTAGAAAACGCGGCGCTCAATGAAGTGGTGGTGGTAGGTTATACCTCCAAAAGACTATCGCAGATTTCCAGCGCGATATCTGTTGTTTCAGGAAAGCAGCTGAACGACGTTACGTCCAACAATGTGGGTAGCCTGCTGCAGGGCAAAGTAGCCGGCGTAGTGGTACAAAACCCGTCCGGCAATCCAAACGTGGCGGCAGACGTCACCATTCGCGGCGCCAGCTCCATCAGCGCCGCCGCCGGTCCGCTCTACGTAGTGGACGGCATCATCGGCGGTACCGCCAATCCGAACGATATTGAATCCGTTACCGTGCTGAAAGATGCCGCGGCCGCCGGCTTGTACGGCGCCCGCTCTGCCAACGGCGTGATCATCATCACCACCAAATCGGGAAAAGCCGGCAAAACGGTCATCCACCTCAACACCAGCGCAGGCGCCAATAAAATGAGCATGGGCAACATGCGGCTCATGAACAGCCAGCAGCTGTACGACTACCAGAAATCCTACTTCGACCCCGCCACTTTTCAGCAGGAACGGCCCGCCAACCTGCTGTCGCAAAATACCGACTGGATGGACCTTGCCTACCGCACCGGGCTGACGCAGAACCACCACCTGTCCCTCTCCGGCGGCTCCGAAAAAACACAGTTCTATGTATCGGGCAACTACTACAATGAACAGGGTATCATCCGGCATACAGGCAATGAAGTATATAACCTCCGGGTGAACATCGCCCACCGTATCAATGATAAATTAAAACTTAGCACCCGTGTGAACGCCTCCTCCCGTAACTTCGAAAATGAAGCCTCCGGTAACTACGGCGCCCTGCTGCTGTCCCGCCTGAACCTCCCCTGGGACAATCCCTATAACGCAGACGGCAGTATTAAAATGGGGACAGAGCCGGGTTGGATAGGACGCGAGCACGATAACTTCCTGCACGGCTGGCAATACAACTTCGATAAAGGAAAACAAATCACCGCCTACGCCGATGTGAACCTGGATTACTATATCACGCCACATCTTACCTTTTCCACGTATAACCGTGTCAGTTACTCCGGCCTGCGAAGCGAACTGTACTATGATGTACGCTCCAAAGCCGGCAGGGGACTAGGAGAACTGTATAATAATTCCTCCATGGAACAGCGCCTCATTACCTCCAACCGACTGAATTACAACCGGCAGTTCGGCGAACATGCGCTGAATATTATCGGCGTGGCAGAAGGAGAGAAGAACACCTTCGAACGCAACAGCCTCTATGGAAACAAGATACCCGCCGGCCTGCACATCATGGATGCCGCGGCGAATATCCAGCGGTCGCAGTTCGGGCCGGGCACCAAAACGGAGAACCGTTTTACCAAAGGACTGGTACAGGCAGACTATACCTACCTGGGTAAATATAACCTCATCGGCGCCTACATACTGGAATCGTCTTCCCGCTTCGGCGCCAATCACCGCTCCGCCGGGTTCTATACCCTGGGCGGCTCCTGGACCATCAGCAAAGAATCGTTTATGCGTAGCCTGCCCGTGTTCGATCTGCTCAAACTCAGGGCCAGTTACGGGCTGACCGGCAACGCCGAAATAGGCGACTACCAGGCACTGGGCATCTATTCCTATACTTCCCAGTATGCCTCCAACCCGGGATCGGTGCCCGCGGTGCAGGGCAACCCGGACCTTACCTGGGAGAAAACCAAAAACATCAACCTGGGGCTGGATATAGACATGTTAAAACGTATATCCCTCACCGTTGACCTGTACGATAAAACCACCACCGACCTGCTGCTCGATGTGCCCGTGCCCTATACCAGCGGCTACGACTTCGTGACCCGCAACGTAGGCTCCGTGCGCAACAGGGGCATAGAGATCAACCTTAATACCAAAAATATCGTGCGGCCGCACTTTACGTGGGAAACAGGCTTTAATCTTTCCATCAACCGCAACAAGGTGCTGAAGCTGAACAATCATGAAGACATCGCCTATTCGTCTTTGCAGTGGATCAGCGAAGGACGGGACCTCTACAGCTGGCATATGCGTAAGTGGGCCGGCGTAGACCCGCAAAATGGCGACCCGCTGTGGGAAGTAGTAACAACCGACAGCAACGGTAAACCGGTGGTCACCACCACCAATTCCTACGACGACGCCACGCTGCAATATGTTGGCGCCGCATCGCCCAAATTCACCGGCGGCATGACCAACCGGTTGTCCTATAAAGGCATCAGCCTGAGTGTATTTGTCAACTTCGTCAGCGGAAATAAAGTGTATGAAGAGAGTACCAATGACGGTAGTGAACCGACTTCCAATGTAAGGGTGCTGCCCGGCGGCCGTACCCGCTGGCAGAAACCGGGGGATATCGCCACCGATCCCAGGGCCGTGTATGGCGGTAATAAGAATTCTGACCTGGAGTCGTCCCGCTTCCTGGAAGACGGCAGTTACCTGCGCCTGCGCAACG encodes:
- a CDS encoding class II fructose-bisphosphate aldolase, translating into MDLKQQLQYCSASGTALLAVNFYNFETLKGLLLAAKANNCSLILQLSEGTLQYLGIHSAVNMARAALRQFGVRGWIHLDHGNNISTIRECLDAGFDSVMIDASEASFSENVKTTSAVVKLAEAYNVNVEAELGYIAKLGQQQQGAFTSPADAHRFVSETGVNALAVAIGTAHGFYKDPPNLQIALLKEIHAATPAALVLHGSSGVPDDQLKAAVKNGIAKVNLATETKNIFMKTLQQQLRQTEDIDLRRVFPKAIDAVTSLISQKLQVI
- a CDS encoding carbohydrate kinase family protein, translated to MKNFDVLVAGELNVDLIFNRLSSLPSLGKEILAGEMTFTLGSSSAIFACNLSTLGASVAFAGKIGNDTFGRQLLHDLQQRNVDTRFITATAAAGTGISVALNDGQERAMITYPGAMNTFTAADVSDEMLRTARHLHVSSVFLQPGLAPGLATLFQRAKMQGLTTSLDPQWDPAEKWQLELPALLPYVDVFLPNIAELRAFTGETSVEACVQALSYHPGILAVKHGEAGAYIWDGYTLFHQPPFLHNEIADCIGAGDSFNAGFISRYLLGGNITQCAAFAALAGAVNTTAPGGITAFDTIDTFRAIASQKFNYQQPWT
- a CDS encoding SIS domain-containing protein, which encodes MQSFFGLAIPELESKGALHTAREIVQQPDIWHKILEGIIGQSSELQHFLQQACSAADNIILTGAGTSAYIGLSLQGSFFRHTNILTRAVATTDLVAHPQDYFHRNKTPLIISFARSGNSPESCAALELADELSAACYHLVITCNSHGSLARWQSRHPQQRILLPPECNDKSLAMTSSYSGMLFAGTLLTRLHHLPALQRQASRLFTYGKSLLRTYTPVMQQIAAAPFRRAVFLGDGAFFGTATEGQLKLQELTNGKVICKSDSFLGFRHGPKAVIDESTLVIYLFSNSPYVLRYEKDLVLSMKQGNKALMEIGVLPANTHIPELDYLILTNDNQSMLEEDLLCVCNIIPLQLLAFFTALKLGIHPDNPSDNGAITRVVEGVSIYPLKA
- the agaR gene encoding transcriptional repressor AgaR — protein: MEESQSGSTVTRRNEILKKLHKKGQVLITELSKEFNVSEVTIRNDLDQLEQKNMLLRARGGAIKLEHNVGVDQQISEKNKLHYVEKMAIGKAAAALVRENDTMIVDSGTTTAELVKHLQSFKSLNVITNAMNIVNMLVNYPNINVIIPGGYLRQNSMSLVGPLAEKNLRSFHVDKLFLGVDGFDTRSGIYTPNMEEAYLNEIMIDIANQVIVLADSSKFNKKSLAFICAPNKIHTVITDAGIQADDKKRLEDLDIKVIIA
- a CDS encoding DMT family transporter, coding for MQKSRLWLLYTAINTIFIGIWGAFIELPEKAGFPATLGYVVWVATMLPCTLLSLYLTGWKLETDLRSIFLGAMVGLLGAGGQLMLFEALRIGPAYILFPLITLFPLLTILLSVVLLRETCSRRQWTGIAVALLAAFFLAFQPGKHGPASGNIWLIMAMAVFVMWGTQAYVMKFANNTMKAESIFFYMAVASLLLVPVALAMTDFSQPINWGWKGFGMAIPVHLLNAIGALMLVYALRFGKAIIVIPLTSLSSVITVILSLIIYGVVPDAVLSAGLLLASVAIVILSE
- a CDS encoding amidohydrolase family protein encodes the protein MDLEKVKPKPFENAALSPENIRLNDYRPVSIFNIPQTDVRRASFPVIDMHTHAWQLQLDVSQWVSRMDAANIEKSVVLTFETGAGFDAVVQQYAKYADRFDLWCGFDYTGYDQGDDSWTDHAVAELERCYRMGAKGVGELGDKGVGEFYSRPVAGYGLHLDDPRMKPLFRKCGELKMPVNIHIADPMWMYLPMDAQNDGLMNAYEWRIDPAQPGLLDHGALLQTFENVVRNHPETMFIACHFANCTYDLNIVARLLDTYPNLYVDNAARFAETATIPRVAKAFYERYQDRLLFGTDLGYDLEMNMEYAAKFYQVAFRIMESTDDHFYEHGIFTYHWPLYGLGLSPQVLEKIYRLNALKLLQQ
- a CDS encoding SusC/RagA family TonB-linked outer membrane protein; its protein translation is MLSLITSAVIAQQPEVRLTGTVKDEKGNPFPGVTVYVPATKKGATTDAGGKYVLQAPAGGEIIFKAIGYKTMTLPVSGRSSLPVTMEVENAALNEVVVVGYTSKRLSQISSAISVVSGKQLNDVTSNNVGSLLQGKVAGVVVQNPSGNPNVAADVTIRGASSISAAAGPLYVVDGIIGGTANPNDIESVTVLKDAAAAGLYGARSANGVIIITTKSGKAGKTVIHLNTSAGANKMSMGNMRLMNSQQLYDYQKSYFDPATFQQERPANLLSQNTDWMDLAYRTGLTQNHHLSLSGGSEKTQFYVSGNYYNEQGIIRHTGNEVYNLRVNIAHRINDKLKLSTRVNASSRNFENEASGNYGALLLSRLNLPWDNPYNADGSIKMGTEPGWIGREHDNFLHGWQYNFDKGKQITAYADVNLDYYITPHLTFSTYNRVSYSGLRSELYYDVRSKAGRGLGELYNNSSMEQRLITSNRLNYNRQFGEHALNIIGVAEGEKNTFERNSLYGNKIPAGLHIMDAAANIQRSQFGPGTKTENRFTKGLVQADYTYLGKYNLIGAYILESSSRFGANHRSAGFYTLGGSWTISKESFMRSLPVFDLLKLRASYGLTGNAEIGDYQALGIYSYTSQYASNPGSVPAVQGNPDLTWEKTKNINLGLDIDMLKRISLTVDLYDKTTTDLLLDVPVPYTSGYDFVTRNVGSVRNRGIEINLNTKNIVRPHFTWETGFNLSINRNKVLKLNNHEDIAYSSLQWISEGRDLYSWHMRKWAGVDPQNGDPLWEVVTTDSNGKPVVTTTNSYDDATLQYVGAASPKFTGGMTNRLSYKGISLSVFVNFVSGNKVYEESTNDGSEPTSNVRVLPGGRTRWQKPGDIATDPRAVYGGNKNSDLESSRFLEDGSYLRLRNVTLSYDLPERFLRTVKLANARVFLSGDNLWTWTSFSGLDPEMGLRPYATPAGESGNNFQQNSTKYPLARKLLVGINITF